One Cardinium endosymbiont cEper1 of Encarsia pergandiella genomic region harbors:
- a CDS encoding Glu/Leu/Phe/Val family dehydrogenase, protein MKIIEQNFSTYTNYINDTTHFSQKGHEQVVYFQDQATGLQAIVAIHDTTLGPAVGGVRFFEYQDEREALKDVLRLSRGMTYKASIAGLDVGGGKAVLIKQKGTELTEPLLRKYGDFIDRLGGHYITAPDYNTTMEHMVYIAKATRHVVGLPLALGGSGDPSEHTAYGVYVAMKAAAKKTFGTDSLAGKKIGIAGIGKVGYCLAQLLCQAQAIVYVADICSNRLQAIAAACKVEVVAIERLHSWPLDIYAPCALGAVLNSETIPMLNCALVVGAANNQLANQEGDGKRLLERGIVYVPDFLANAGGLINAVTELKTTSPDLVKQRIEQLYSICLDVLNQAEETIRPTQEVAQEMAITRIKKIKNAQLCR, encoded by the coding sequence ATGAAAATAATCGAACAAAATTTTTCTACCTATACCAATTACATAAATGACACTACCCATTTTTCACAAAAAGGACACGAACAAGTCGTCTATTTTCAAGATCAAGCAACCGGTTTGCAAGCAATTGTTGCCATACATGATACTACATTAGGACCTGCTGTTGGAGGGGTACGTTTTTTTGAATACCAGGATGAAAGGGAGGCCCTGAAGGATGTACTCCGTCTTTCCCGGGGCATGACCTACAAAGCATCTATAGCTGGGTTAGACGTCGGTGGTGGTAAAGCAGTACTGATCAAACAAAAAGGGACTGAATTGACCGAACCATTGCTCCGTAAATATGGCGATTTTATAGATCGGCTAGGTGGCCATTACATTACTGCACCTGACTACAATACCACCATGGAGCATATGGTATATATTGCCAAAGCAACCCGCCACGTTGTAGGCCTTCCGCTCGCATTAGGTGGTAGTGGTGATCCTTCAGAACATACCGCCTATGGGGTCTACGTTGCCATGAAAGCAGCGGCAAAAAAAACTTTTGGTACAGATAGCTTAGCGGGGAAAAAAATTGGTATAGCTGGGATAGGTAAGGTTGGCTATTGTTTGGCACAATTGTTATGCCAAGCGCAAGCGATTGTCTATGTGGCCGATATCTGCTCCAATCGGCTTCAAGCCATAGCAGCAGCCTGTAAGGTAGAAGTAGTAGCTATAGAACGGTTGCACAGCTGGCCTTTAGACATATATGCCCCATGTGCTTTAGGTGCAGTTTTAAATAGTGAAACCATTCCGATGCTGAATTGTGCCCTTGTGGTGGGTGCAGCCAATAATCAACTAGCTAATCAAGAAGGAGATGGGAAACGGTTGCTTGAAAGAGGTATTGTATATGTACCAGACTTTTTAGCCAATGCAGGTGGGTTAATTAATGCTGTTACGGAATTAAAAACAACTTCTCCAGATTTGGTCAAACAACGTATAGAACAACTGTATAGCATCTGCCTTGATGTATTAAATCAAGCTGAAGAAACCATACGCCCTACACAAGAAGTCGCACAAGAGATGGCTATAACACGCATCAAAAAGATAAAGAACGCCCAACTGTGCCGATAA
- a CDS encoding membrane protein produces the protein MASFFNIPLYMVVSFLAFTLVVGMYFSRKITSFRQYAIGDKQFATATLVATVLATAYGGGGLIRSVQQVHNLGLYWIILTLLAGFDLYIISRLALYMGPFMYHLSMPETMGSVYSKYARMIAALSGICDAIAMIAAQISAMSLAINMCLDGVSPKAITIVVSLILIFYSSFGGIRAVVFTDLLQFITFTLIIPILAWFIFKSTGKSILEIISFLQNQEKFQFSSVFHFDTNLVAMGCLLLSF, from the coding sequence ATGGCATCATTTTTCAACATACCACTTTACATGGTGGTTTCTTTTCTTGCATTCACCTTAGTAGTAGGTATGTATTTCAGTCGAAAAATTACTTCTTTTCGGCAATATGCTATAGGTGATAAACAATTTGCCACCGCTACTTTAGTGGCTACTGTATTAGCTACTGCTTATGGAGGGGGCGGTTTGATACGTTCCGTACAGCAAGTGCATAATCTTGGCCTTTACTGGATCATCTTGACTCTTTTGGCTGGATTTGATCTTTATATTATCAGTAGGTTGGCCTTATATATGGGTCCATTTATGTATCACCTTTCTATGCCAGAAACGATGGGTAGCGTATATAGCAAATATGCACGCATGATTGCGGCATTATCTGGCATTTGCGATGCCATTGCTATGATTGCTGCGCAAATCAGTGCCATGTCTTTGGCTATCAATATGTGTTTAGATGGAGTATCTCCTAAAGCGATTACCATTGTAGTTTCCCTAATCCTTATCTTTTATTCTAGTTTTGGGGGTATTCGCGCAGTTGTTTTTACAGATTTATTGCAATTCATAACTTTTACCCTCATTATTCCTATTTTAGCATGGTTTATCTTTAAAAGCACAGGTAAATCAATTCTAGAAATCATTTCTTTTTTACAAAACCAGGAAAAATTTCAATTTAGTAGTGTATTTCATTTTGATACGAATTTAGTAGCTATGGGATGTCTTTTGCTGAGTTTTTAA
- a CDS encoding YtxH domain-containing protein, with protein sequence MVKKTENLVILGLGFCLGAFVGILSAPTKGSVARDGVMYNLKSCKRKLQAFILKVVGHKNDIANEAKTSSKEVITDVVAAAQQILKELDLLATELEQKTQ encoded by the coding sequence ATGGTAAAAAAAACTGAAAATTTAGTCATCCTTGGCTTAGGTTTTTGCTTAGGTGCTTTTGTAGGCATCCTTTCTGCACCTACAAAAGGGTCAGTAGCTAGGGATGGTGTGATGTACAACTTAAAATCATGCAAAAGAAAGTTACAAGCTTTTATTCTAAAGGTTGTAGGGCATAAAAATGATATAGCCAACGAAGCTAAAACCAGTAGTAAAGAGGTGATTACGGATGTGGTCGCTGCTGCCCAACAGATTCTAAAAGAATTGGACTTGCTTGCAACGGAATTAGAACAAAAAACCCAGTAG
- a CDS encoding transcription antitermination protein NusB produces MKNFIIPRRFVRIKALQNLYAYTIAKQVHEKEAIEQIKKDFVWDCFLDEPIQKEQLTKAQTRAVGLFQAAIATTLPTHTFVYEENKKIAQSVDKHLAYYVEALKKDQTFLQYGFNQAKEYIYITLLYVLLLLVEWCKLGKVMHPSSKETDHLLKKQLAQNPLLEELYHNSKWVKMIYKNGISWAKDQDQVQNWYRQFIQSVEAPKTYLLDPNNSIKILEYVVQHTIFKEGPINDFLAMKDLYWDEHKRMVKKILIHIFKMLSTKDFAAFTLFWDNLEEKWATESKFYSRILTIVIENYIRYEEMIGAQTEKWDKNRILLTDKLILKLALAELIECKEIPFKVSINEYVEIAKWYGSAKSGAFINGVLEGILKRTHKEN; encoded by the coding sequence ATGAAAAATTTTATTATTCCTAGACGCTTTGTTCGTATAAAAGCACTACAAAATCTTTATGCGTATACTATTGCAAAACAAGTCCATGAAAAAGAGGCTATAGAACAGATAAAAAAAGATTTTGTATGGGATTGCTTTTTAGATGAGCCTATTCAAAAGGAACAGTTGACCAAAGCACAAACCAGGGCGGTTGGCCTTTTTCAGGCAGCAATAGCCACTACGTTGCCTACCCATACTTTTGTTTATGAAGAGAATAAAAAAATTGCGCAATCGGTAGATAAGCACCTTGCTTACTATGTAGAAGCATTAAAAAAAGACCAAACTTTTTTACAGTATGGATTTAACCAGGCAAAGGAATACATCTATATAACCCTTCTTTATGTTTTGTTATTACTGGTAGAATGGTGCAAGTTGGGAAAAGTCATGCATCCTTCATCCAAAGAAACCGATCATCTGCTTAAAAAGCAGCTGGCACAAAATCCTTTGTTGGAAGAGTTGTATCACAACAGCAAATGGGTCAAAATGATTTATAAAAATGGCATCAGCTGGGCTAAAGATCAAGATCAAGTACAAAATTGGTATAGACAATTTATTCAATCCGTAGAAGCGCCAAAAACCTATCTATTAGATCCAAATAATAGTATAAAAATTTTGGAGTACGTTGTCCAGCATACTATATTTAAGGAGGGGCCAATAAACGATTTTTTGGCTATGAAAGACCTCTACTGGGATGAGCATAAGCGGATGGTAAAGAAAATTTTAATCCATATCTTTAAAATGCTCTCTACAAAAGACTTTGCTGCGTTTACGCTGTTTTGGGATAATTTAGAAGAAAAATGGGCCACAGAATCAAAGTTTTACAGTCGTATTTTGACCATCGTCATAGAGAACTACATCCGTTATGAGGAGATGATTGGTGCACAAACTGAAAAGTGGGATAAGAACCGTATCCTATTAACAGATAAGTTGATACTCAAATTGGCCTTAGCAGAACTGATTGAGTGTAAAGAAATACCTTTTAAAGTATCTATAAATGAGTATGTTGAGATAGCTAAATGGTACGGCAGTGCTAAAAGTGGCGCTTTTATAAATGGTGTATTAGAAGGTATTTTAAAAAGAACCCATAAAGAAAATTAA
- a CDS encoding anaerobic C4-dicarboxylate transporter family protein, protein MMSTIGWGMLLIVLIASLYLGGISLGLLSGLVLGLLTCSVQPTPPPNDLMLLQATWLLLMATLEATGFFYLMANKCKIFAGQVKNHNGISIVLFCYGLVFLTGDKAWLYRLACEPNPLHKGKSRLLFPIAVAGHMAVLASPLSISGILLIVVAGNNGLPILNLVGTTATLTIGITAASSWFAYLIPDRWLSKLYASFNDLAKDEVVAQPKNKIELLPCLLVVAELLFLGIEPKPNGSTQLNSIQKIFPVKFPIFFALVMLSTAAVAMLWFKIKPAKILQSHRFKLGIQQLFIFLGLAWLVDSLLSHDKIYWIKMWWDGRIHYGFYLVAALYMLLMDISIIIWLFSALLIERDGSILILALWLVIVHSLAPIRSWMSHMIKGYKNKE, encoded by the coding sequence ATGATGTCTACAATTGGATGGGGTATGCTCCTTATAGTGCTGATCGCAAGTCTGTACTTAGGTGGGATTTCCCTTGGCTTACTGAGTGGATTGGTCTTGGGTCTCTTGACTTGTTCGGTACAACCTACTCCCCCTCCTAATGACTTAATGCTCTTACAGGCGACTTGGTTGCTGCTGATGGCTACACTGGAAGCAACTGGATTTTTTTACTTAATGGCAAACAAATGCAAGATTTTTGCAGGACAGGTCAAGAACCATAATGGTATTTCAATAGTACTATTTTGCTATGGATTGGTTTTCCTAACAGGAGATAAAGCATGGTTATATAGATTGGCATGCGAGCCAAATCCCCTACATAAGGGCAAGTCCCGGCTACTTTTTCCCATTGCAGTTGCTGGACATATGGCCGTATTGGCCAGTCCTTTATCGATATCAGGCATACTCCTTATAGTGGTCGCAGGGAACAATGGATTACCTATACTAAATTTAGTAGGAACGACTGCCACCCTAACAATTGGCATAACAGCAGCCAGCAGTTGGTTTGCTTACCTTATACCCGATAGATGGCTTAGCAAGCTATATGCATCGTTCAATGATCTTGCTAAAGATGAAGTTGTAGCGCAACCAAAAAATAAAATAGAACTGCTCCCTTGCCTTTTAGTAGTAGCCGAACTACTATTTCTAGGTATAGAACCTAAACCGAATGGATCCACCCAGTTAAATAGCATTCAAAAGATTTTTCCAGTTAAATTTCCTATATTTTTTGCTTTGGTAATGCTTTCAACGGCAGCTGTAGCTATGTTATGGTTTAAAATAAAGCCTGCTAAAATTTTACAAAGCCATCGATTCAAACTAGGTATTCAACAACTTTTTATCTTTTTAGGATTAGCCTGGTTGGTAGATAGTTTACTAAGCCATGACAAAATTTATTGGATAAAAATGTGGTGGGATGGTAGGATACATTATGGTTTTTATCTAGTAGCAGCCTTGTATATGCTCTTGATGGATATTTCTATTATAATTTGGCTTTTTAGTGCACTATTGATAGAACGTGATGGTTCGATTCTAATACTTGCCTTATGGCTTGTGATAGTGCATAGTTTAGCGCCTATCAGATCTTGGATGAGCCATATGATAAAAGGCTATAAAAATAAAGAGTAG
- a CDS encoding ComEC/Rec2 family competence protein, with the protein MEKFNFLFERPYINPYMLTALLLFRFICFYISGILLAIYYPTDLFTTLLLLLTLGVLYWMAALHASVTTWLNPIGLLLIFLVGYGNLLLQTAQQKKATQWMEVHQAIEGYTVYIEKVYPPLSCKGLMTHIKDHSGWHNSRGFIQLYFSKKSDYKPKKGDKLLIRGKPDRILLPDRIQLANDDSAFYHPSTHRHILKQIDRDFNLLTTEVQNSNWRAMITQWCSERLHKQLQDDQAIALISALLWGAKETLDPGLQKAYADTGTIHVLAISGLHVGMLYMLLKAIFKYICRYVGFFILPDFCTLLLLWLYSWLCHFAPPILRATIMITMARIGLLIGRGSNRYNGLFASAFVLLLWDTSLLFNCAFQLSYLATIGILYLQPPIHRLITPEHYCLRKIWTATTLSIAAQVSTLPLILYYFKQFPLYFIIANWLVVPAIFAILMLSLVFLVSSHCPIINTLLGFILEKLIFVTNTLVYWLAKWPMGTLSFCFIHRRTVCLLYIMLLSIWLFFQNKNLIYFIITSLCTTLYSVYHIKTIIATQKKCKIICYNNHQLSFTLKDGIRSLRYDEPPSNSSILRHYTGGIIATWYKKIILTLHTIPADWQGWRGAKLDVDYLLIDESLLYNMAIILKVWRVKNLVIYTKEPHPLRYYPKIKKLGIPFIWLKPGSKKALTWSKNS; encoded by the coding sequence TTGGAAAAATTTAATTTTCTATTCGAACGGCCTTATATTAACCCATACATGTTAACCGCTCTACTACTCTTCCGCTTCATATGTTTTTATATAAGTGGCATTCTATTGGCCATCTATTACCCAACAGACTTATTTACTACACTTTTACTTTTGCTGACACTAGGTGTACTATATTGGATGGCTGCACTACATGCTAGTGTCACTACCTGGTTAAACCCTATAGGACTACTGCTTATTTTTTTAGTAGGCTATGGCAACCTATTGTTACAAACCGCACAACAAAAAAAAGCAACGCAGTGGATGGAGGTTCACCAAGCGATAGAAGGGTATACCGTTTACATCGAAAAAGTGTATCCTCCACTTAGCTGTAAAGGGTTGATGACCCATATAAAAGACCACTCCGGCTGGCACAATAGTAGGGGATTTATACAATTATATTTTTCTAAAAAATCTGATTATAAGCCTAAAAAAGGAGATAAACTACTGATACGTGGGAAACCCGATCGGATTCTATTACCTGACCGCATCCAACTAGCAAATGACGACAGCGCCTTCTATCATCCTTCTACACATCGTCATATTTTAAAACAAATCGATCGAGATTTTAATTTACTAACTACCGAGGTACAAAATAGTAACTGGAGGGCCATGATCACACAATGGTGTAGCGAAAGACTCCACAAGCAACTACAAGACGATCAAGCTATTGCACTCATCTCGGCGCTTCTATGGGGTGCAAAAGAAACTTTAGATCCAGGATTACAAAAAGCCTATGCCGATACAGGTACCATTCATGTATTGGCCATTTCTGGGTTGCACGTAGGTATGTTGTATATGCTGCTAAAGGCTATTTTTAAATATATATGTAGGTACGTAGGATTTTTTATCTTACCAGATTTTTGTACACTTCTTTTGCTTTGGCTATATAGTTGGCTTTGTCATTTTGCACCACCCATACTGCGTGCAACCATTATGATTACTATGGCTAGAATAGGCTTACTAATCGGTAGAGGGTCCAATCGTTACAATGGATTATTTGCTTCTGCTTTTGTCTTATTATTATGGGATACATCTTTATTATTCAACTGTGCATTTCAACTTTCCTATCTGGCAACGATAGGCATACTCTATCTCCAGCCTCCGATCCACCGTCTTATAACACCTGAACATTATTGCCTACGAAAAATATGGACGGCTACTACCTTATCTATTGCGGCACAAGTGAGTACATTACCACTGATTCTATATTACTTTAAACAGTTTCCGCTCTATTTTATTATTGCCAATTGGCTGGTCGTACCTGCTATTTTTGCCATCCTAATGCTTAGTTTGGTATTTTTAGTAAGCAGTCATTGTCCCATCATTAACACATTACTTGGTTTTATCCTTGAAAAATTGATTTTTGTCACCAATACACTGGTCTATTGGTTGGCAAAATGGCCCATGGGTACCCTTTCATTCTGCTTTATACATAGGCGCACGGTCTGCCTACTCTATATTATGCTGCTTTCGATTTGGCTTTTCTTTCAAAATAAAAATCTTATATATTTTATTATAACCAGCCTCTGCACAACATTATATAGTGTATACCATATCAAAACAATTATAGCAACCCAAAAAAAATGCAAGATAATTTGCTATAACAATCATCAACTATCTTTTACTTTAAAGGATGGGATCAGATCGTTACGCTACGATGAGCCACCATCCAACAGCAGTATATTACGACATTATACTGGGGGAATCATAGCTACCTGGTACAAAAAGATAATTCTTACCCTTCATACCATTCCGGCTGATTGGCAAGGATGGCGTGGAGCTAAGCTAGACGTAGACTACCTACTAATAGATGAAAGTCTACTCTATAATATGGCCATTATACTTAAAGTATGGCGTGTTAAAAATTTGGTTATCTATACCAAAGAACCCCATCCATTGCGTTACTACCCAAAGATCAAAAAATTAGGCATACCATTTATTTGGCTAAAGCCAGGTAGCAAAAAAGCTTTAACCTGGTCTAAAAATTCATAG
- a CDS encoding glycosyltransferase family 2 protein — MQPCYKRNKIPHLPTVAIVVLNYNGLSLLKAYLPTLLLYSHGYGIIIIDNGSTDGSVDYLRNHFPTVTCMVHDGNYGVAKGYNVALKQIKATYYVLLNNDLLVTANWLTEMLALMEHDPSIGFCQPKILSLQRPDEFDYAGAAGGFIDMYGYPFCRGRIFNHIEKDSGQYDDTRAIFWTSGACVLVRAKAFHTLGGFDELFFAHFEEIDLCWRAHIAGWKVYYCGTSTVYHLGGATLAYQSPRKTYLNFRNRLLMLYKYHPAHLMDTIKNIAFNLLAIFRMWYLGKFAHSWAIVQAQIDFFKLKKKIKPKFLVPYLANIYKRSMVIDFFTKKKKRFSEITPDQFT; from the coding sequence ATGCAGCCATGCTATAAACGCAATAAAATACCCCACTTGCCAACTGTTGCGATTGTAGTTTTAAATTACAATGGGCTATCATTGCTAAAAGCATATTTGCCTACCCTATTGTTATATAGCCATGGCTATGGGATTATAATAATAGATAATGGCTCTACAGATGGCTCGGTAGATTACCTACGCAACCATTTTCCGACCGTAACATGTATGGTGCATGATGGAAATTATGGCGTAGCAAAAGGGTATAATGTGGCACTAAAGCAGATTAAAGCCACCTACTATGTACTGTTAAATAATGACTTACTGGTTACAGCAAACTGGTTAACAGAGATGTTGGCCCTTATGGAGCATGATCCTTCAATTGGGTTTTGTCAACCTAAAATATTGTCGCTTCAAAGACCAGATGAATTTGATTATGCGGGTGCAGCAGGTGGCTTTATAGATATGTATGGTTATCCTTTTTGTCGAGGAAGGATTTTCAATCATATTGAAAAAGATAGTGGACAATACGATGATACAAGGGCCATTTTTTGGACCAGTGGCGCATGTGTATTGGTACGGGCCAAAGCTTTCCATACATTAGGGGGATTTGATGAGCTATTTTTTGCGCACTTTGAGGAAATTGATCTTTGCTGGCGTGCACATATTGCTGGTTGGAAGGTCTATTACTGTGGTACCAGTACCGTTTATCATTTAGGGGGGGCTACACTAGCTTATCAGAGTCCCCGCAAAACCTACTTAAATTTTAGAAATAGGTTATTGATGTTGTACAAGTATCATCCAGCTCATTTAATGGACACAATAAAAAATATAGCTTTCAATCTATTGGCCATTTTTAGGATGTGGTATCTGGGAAAGTTCGCACATAGCTGGGCTATTGTGCAAGCACAAATAGATTTTTTTAAACTTAAAAAGAAAATTAAACCAAAATTTCTTGTACCTTACTTGGCCAATATATATAAAAGAAGTATGGTTATTGATTTTTTTACCAAAAAAAAGAAACGCTTTTCTGAAATTACCCCTGATCAGTTTACATAG
- the murC gene encoding UDP-N-acetylmuramate--L-alanine ligase, which translates to MIPLNDYTFIYFIGIGGIGMSALARLLLKQGYQVFGYDQHPSEMVLQLSKEGITIHCEDTLAAIPEVVCHHPNQTLVIYTPAIPIDSPILNYFKATGYKLQSRAEVVGLISKRFTTIAVAGTHGKTTTSAMIAHILYQSGIPILGFVGGIMEQYDTNLLHNSSLDAVKLMVIEADEFNQSFLHLKPTFSIVTAADADHPETYATPAAMEANFIKFVQQNQKSLIIQNRAADQLKIWKHCTKPFLTYGLDKGTIVASKATMTSHQSVFDYLGQGINISNVVLPMSGWHNIENALAAITICLELGITAAQIHTAIACFPGIKRRFSLVCNHPSYLLIDDYAHHPVEISALLHSVKKIYPNSTITAIFQPHLFSRTKAFYKTFATSLSLADEVFILPIYPAREAPMPGVTAQLIFDELTCTRKALVTMDDLLTKLAAFTIRKHQIILTIGAGDIGASVSVIAATLEQIVGHVQ; encoded by the coding sequence ATGATACCATTGAACGACTACACTTTTATATACTTTATAGGGATAGGTGGCATAGGCATGAGTGCCTTGGCACGGTTATTACTTAAGCAAGGTTATCAAGTTTTTGGATATGATCAGCACCCATCTGAAATGGTCTTACAACTCAGCAAGGAAGGTATAACGATCCACTGTGAGGATACGCTCGCTGCTATTCCTGAAGTTGTTTGCCACCACCCCAACCAAACCCTAGTTATTTATACACCTGCTATACCGATTGATAGCCCTATTTTAAACTATTTTAAAGCCACTGGTTATAAATTGCAATCACGTGCAGAAGTGGTTGGACTTATTTCCAAACGATTTACCACAATAGCAGTAGCTGGTACACACGGTAAAACAACTACTTCAGCTATGATCGCCCATATACTCTACCAAAGCGGTATACCTATACTTGGATTTGTGGGGGGTATCATGGAGCAATATGATACCAACTTATTACATAATAGTTCATTAGATGCAGTCAAGCTAATGGTAATAGAAGCTGATGAATTTAACCAATCTTTTCTCCATCTCAAACCCACTTTTAGTATTGTTACTGCTGCAGACGCAGATCACCCAGAAACCTATGCTACACCGGCAGCTATGGAAGCTAATTTTATAAAATTTGTTCAACAAAACCAGAAAAGTCTGATTATACAAAATAGGGCTGCAGATCAGTTAAAAATCTGGAAACATTGTACAAAACCCTTTCTAACCTATGGATTAGATAAAGGCACTATTGTGGCTAGTAAGGCAACTATGACATCTCATCAAAGTGTTTTCGATTACTTAGGACAAGGTATCAATATTTCCAATGTAGTTTTGCCTATGTCCGGATGGCATAACATTGAAAATGCATTGGCAGCCATTACAATCTGTTTAGAACTTGGTATAACAGCAGCCCAAATTCATACCGCTATTGCCTGTTTTCCTGGCATAAAAAGGCGTTTTTCTCTTGTTTGCAACCATCCATCCTATCTACTTATAGATGACTATGCGCACCATCCTGTAGAAATTAGTGCTTTGCTTCATTCAGTGAAAAAGATCTATCCCAACAGTACTATAACAGCTATTTTTCAACCCCATCTATTCTCACGTACCAAGGCTTTTTATAAAACATTTGCTACCAGTTTAAGTCTGGCAGATGAAGTTTTTATATTACCCATCTATCCGGCTAGAGAGGCACCTATGCCAGGTGTAACCGCACAACTTATATTTGACGAACTAACCTGTACAAGAAAAGCTTTAGTGACCATGGATGACTTACTTACCAAACTAGCTGCTTTCACTATTAGAAAACATCAAATCATCCTTACCATTGGTGCTGGAGATATAGGAGCATCAGTTTCAGTCATAGCTGCCACCTTAGAACAGATTGTAGGGCATGTACAATAG
- a CDS encoding YbaB/EbfC family nucleoid-associated protein, translating into MDIKNLFGAMNQVQTKMEAVKKQMDQLTVTKETGAGLVRVTVSGTKKLCAISIDENLFNKKDRQMVQDLIVGAVNLALEEVDDKIQAVIQEHAAML; encoded by the coding sequence ATGGATATAAAGAATTTATTTGGTGCAATGAACCAGGTTCAGACAAAAATGGAAGCGGTTAAAAAACAGATGGACCAACTTACTGTAACCAAAGAAACAGGCGCTGGACTGGTTCGCGTAACGGTGAGTGGGACTAAAAAGCTATGCGCTATTTCAATAGATGAAAACTTATTTAATAAAAAAGATCGGCAAATGGTCCAAGACCTTATAGTAGGTGCGGTCAACTTAGCGTTGGAAGAAGTAGACGATAAAATCCAAGCAGTCATACAAGAACATGCAGCCATGCTATAA
- a CDS encoding anaerobic C4-dicarboxylate transporter family protein codes for MLLIGLSILLTASFLGARLQGLSLSMLGGLGIWLFMVVANATPADPPFQITLCIASVVAAVGTIEAAGGLSYLVQLAESCIRKHPRSIIYISPIVTYAITFFGGTNHIAYSILPVIAEVSKEIGIRPERPLSLSVVAALHGALASPISSIMVILSGFLSASGIDLVTILKVIIPSTMGGTLMATWVTNLLSKAMPASSIVGTKETVPSFSPTVVARSGNRAKLSIGCFLLASLAIVLLDALQFLRPSWEVNGIKVVFPSAYIMPLVMLSTAACIMLLCRVSPKSITEGKAFSAGIQGMLSLLGIAWLSSTFVENNKPILLQLISSYFAEPWKFFIILLFMAAIMGSSAATIKAVFPLGIALGIPPKILLASAAAANGVFIIPIYPTMLAAMHLDTTGTTRVGKFLFNHSFMLPGLVSIAGAIGIGFLMVYIGLAGL; via the coding sequence ATGCTTTTAATAGGTTTAAGTATACTTTTAACAGCTTCTTTTCTAGGCGCTCGATTACAAGGTTTAAGTTTGAGTATGCTGGGCGGATTGGGTATATGGTTGTTTATGGTGGTTGCAAATGCAACACCAGCAGATCCTCCTTTTCAAATCACACTCTGTATTGCTTCAGTAGTGGCTGCAGTAGGTACTATAGAAGCTGCTGGTGGGTTGAGCTACCTGGTGCAACTGGCAGAGTCCTGTATCAGAAAACATCCACGTAGCATCATATATATTAGCCCTATAGTCACTTATGCGATTACTTTTTTTGGAGGGACCAACCACATCGCTTATTCTATTCTTCCTGTTATTGCAGAAGTTTCTAAAGAAATAGGTATTCGTCCAGAGCGTCCTTTATCACTTTCTGTTGTTGCGGCTTTGCATGGTGCACTGGCCAGCCCTATTTCTTCTATAATGGTTATTTTAAGCGGATTTTTAAGTGCGTCTGGGATCGACCTAGTCACGATCTTAAAGGTTATAATACCTTCCACAATGGGTGGCACGCTGATGGCCACATGGGTTACCAATCTACTAAGCAAAGCCATGCCAGCCTCCTCAATAGTTGGCACAAAGGAAACAGTCCCCTCCTTCTCTCCTACTGTTGTGGCTCGAAGTGGCAACCGGGCAAAGCTTTCAATTGGTTGCTTCTTACTCGCGAGCTTAGCAATTGTGTTGCTAGATGCTCTACAATTCTTGCGCCCTTCTTGGGAAGTAAATGGTATAAAGGTGGTATTCCCATCTGCTTATATTATGCCACTGGTGATGTTATCTACTGCTGCATGTATTATGTTATTGTGCCGGGTTTCACCTAAATCTATTACGGAGGGAAAGGCATTTTCTGCTGGTATACAAGGGATGTTATCCCTTCTAGGGATTGCTTGGTTAAGTAGTACATTTGTAGAGAATAATAAACCTATATTACTTCAGCTTATCTCGAGTTATTTTGCTGAACCTTGGAAGTTTTTTATTATTCTACTCTTTATGGCTGCTATCATGGGTAGCTCTGCCGCCACAATTAAAGCTGTATTTCCACTAGGTATCGCATTGGGGATTCCTCCTAAGATATTATTGGCCTCTGCTGCAGCGGCAAACGGTGTATTTATCATTCCAATTTACCCAACGATGCTGGCCGCTATGCATTTAGATACTACAGGTACCACCCGGGTGGGCAAGTTCCTTTTTAATCACAGCTTTATGTTACCAGGTTTGGTCTCGATTGCTGGTGCAATTGGCATTGGATTCTTAATGGTCTATATTGGGCTAGCTGGCCTGTAA